Genomic window (Armatimonadota bacterium):
GAATGCTGTCGATATCGAACAGATCTATGAACATAGTCTGCGCGTGGGCAGCCTGGTGCGGGTATTATTGAAGGCCGAACGCTTTGATGTACAGGCAACGGAAGAAACGATAGCGAGCGGATTGCTCCATGATATCGGTAAACTCGTGCTTGCATGGAAATCGCCCGATGATTACCACAAAGCCATGAATATTGCCAAATCCGACGACTGCCATTCTTATAGCGCAGAAAAGGCTGTATTTAATGCCACTCATGCAGAAGTCGGGGCATATCTATTGGGGCTCTGGGGCCTGCCGGAAACAATTGTTGAGATCATTGCATTCCACCACAAACTTGACAACAGCGGAGCAACAACGTTTAATCCGCTGATTGCCGTTCATTTTGCCGACGCCTATGATCATGCAGCCAATGGCCATAATCTGGAGAACTACCTGGACATGGAATATCTTATGAACATTGGTTTGACGGAACGCATTCCTCAATGGCGTGATTCATGCGACGAACTGCAACTCATCTAGATATCTGCTGACACACGCCTGGATGATTAGATGTAATTAATGACCCACCCAATCCATCCAGAATATTTATACCTACGCAGCTTGCTTCTGGCTCGGCATCCTGTCCGCCCATGATAGAAGCTCGCCACACTGCTTCATCCTGTCACGCACTTGATCGACCACGAAACTTACATCCCCAATCGGCATTCCGGCGGCTTCAGCAATATCGCTCAGACTTATATCAATCGGGACTCCCACCAGATAGTTCCTGCCGAGTCTCTTGGCAAGCATATTCGCCGCTTGGACGACCCTGGCAAGGTCCTCGTGCTCACAGGCATCCTCGGGCATGTGATGATATGCTATTCCCGCGCTTATTTTTTCAGGAAAGTCCCACTGCTGAGCAAGATCATAGCCTATCTTACTGTGGTTTGTACTCAGGTAGTTATTTTCAGCACGCACCATCTCGAAATTATATTCTCTGCAGGCTTCGACTATCTGCATAAACCGATTGGGAAGGGCACGAGCTATTATAAGCTTGCCTATATCATGAAGCAGCCCGGCAAGAAAAGCGGACTCGTTGCTCTCCTGCGAACTCATGCCGACACAGCCATAAATACACTCGGCCGCCACTGCGCATGTAACTGAGTGAGTCCACATGTCCTGCCAGTTGAAACCAACAAACAATCTCTTCGGAAAGAGCGCCTCAACCACAGACGCCGAAGCTGCAAGGTTTCTCACCGATGCAAATCCCAATGTCACTACAGCTTCTGTTATGGTCTCTGCTTTTGTACGTCTGCCGAAATACGCCGAGTTGGCCAGGCGCAGCACTTTAGTGGCTAAAGACTGGTCAAACATTACAGCTTTTGAGAGCTGTTCTGCTGTGGAATCCGGCGTATTAGTAACTTGTATTATACGCGCCAATGTGGCCGGCATGCTTGGCAGGTCAATCTTTCTTGAAGAACGGCCGAACATTAATGCCTCCTTGCAGTTGCTATCATGGGTATCGAAATCTCTGCAATCCATATCTATTTTTCCTCAGTTGGGCTGAATTCTCAATACCGGATTTGCCGTAGATAATGCGTCGGTCTATATAGGTCTTAGAAGAAGCTGTGGCTGGATAAGAGTTCAGTTAGCCGGAAAGCAGGAGCTTTGTTCTCCCAATGACGAGCTTGCCGGGAGGGCGAGGCTCACGCCGAGCTTTCTTTGTTCCCATAAATTGAACTGTCTCATAGATTGCAAGTCATTCGCAAAAGTGGTATGCTCTCAAATAGCTGGAGGATTAAGCACGAATCATGTCTGAAAACTACGCATTTGACACAAACGCTCTGCATGCGGGCCATGAGATAGACCCTACAGGCTCCAGAGCTGTACCTATATATCAAACGACATCCTACGTCTTTAAGGATACAGACCAGGCTGCCGGTCTCTTTGCGCTGGAAAAGCCCGGCTATATGTACACAAGGCTTCAAAACCCGACCCTGGAAGTGCTCGAAAAACGCGTGGCTGCACTTGAAGGTGGAGCCGCCGCACTGGTGACTGCATCCGGTCAGGCAGCGGAGACACTGGCGGTCGTCAACATCGCAAAAGCTGGAGACGACATAGTCTCTTCGACGGCTCTCTACGGCGGCACATACACGCTCTTTAACAGCACACTTCGCAGGCTCGGGATAAACGCCATATTCGTCGACGCGACCGACCCTGAAAACTTCCGCAGGGCGCTTACACCCAAGACAAAGCTTTTGTATATGGAAACGCTCGGCAACCCAAAGCTGGATGTGGTCGATATCGAGGCGATAGCGAATATCGCTCATGAGGCAGGCATTCCTCTTATTATCGATAATACCGTCGCGACGCCGTATCTATGCAGACCCATAGAATGGGGAGCGAATATCGTAATCCACTCGCTCACAAAATGGATGGGCGGGCACGGCTCATCACTGGGCGGCGTCATAGTAGACTCCGGTAAGTTTGACTGGAAAAACCGCCATTTCCCAGATCTGGTCGAGCCTGACCCAAGTTATCATGGCATGTCGTTCACACAGACTTTCGGCGCGGAAGCATATATTACCCGGGCGCGAGTCAGCGCTATGAGAGACATAGGGCCGACGATGAGCCCGTTCAATGCATTTTTGATATTGCAGGGAATAGAGACGCTCTCACTGCGCATGGAAAGACACAGCTCAAACGCTCTTGCCGTTGCAAAGTTTTTGGAGGCGCATGAAGCAGTCAGTTGGGTCAACTATCCTGGGCTGGCAAGCCACCCCGGTCATAAGCTGGCCGGTAAATACCTGCCGAAGGGCTGCAGCAGTATGGTCGGTTTCGGGATTAAAGGCGGGTATGAGGCCGGGATCAAGTTTATAAACTCGGTCAAGCTCCTTTCGCATCTGGCCAATATTGGCGACAGCCGTTCGCTTGTGATTCATCCTGCCAGCACGACCCATCAGCAGCTCTCGTCAAGTGAGCGCGAGGCCGCGGGCGTTACCGATGATTTCATTCGCCTGTCCATCGGCATCGAGGACGTTGATGATATCCTGGCGGACATCGATCAGGCATTGAAGGAATCGCAGAGATAATGCCTAAAACCGGATCGGTCGGTACAGTAGAAACACAGTATTTCACCTTCGCCGAATCCCCAAACGAGCTTGATCTCGAATGCGGGCGTAGGCTCGGGCCGATCACGCTCGCCTACGAGACCTACGGCGAGATGAACGCCGACAAAAGCAACTGCATACTGGTCTGTCATGCTCTTACCGGCGACGCTCATGCCGCCGGGACCCACGCCGGTGAAGAAAAATCGCTGGGCTGGTGGGACAATATGATAGGGCCGGGCAAGGCGTTCGACACAAACAAGTATTTTGTTATCTGCTCAAACACAATCGGCGGATGCAAGGGCAGCACAGGTCCCAAGTCGATCGACCCGATCACAGGCAAGCCCTATGCGCTCAACTTCCCGATGGTGACAATACCTGATATGGTCCAGGCGCAAAAGGCGCTAATAGATCATCTCGGGATAAAGCAGCTTATGTGCGCGGTCGGCGGAAGTATGGGCGGCATGCAGGTGCTCCAGTGGGCTGTTTCCTACCCGGATATGGTCCGCATGGCAATACCTATCGCGACAACTGCAAGGCTGTCGCCGCAGGCCATCGCATTTGACGCCGTCGGCAGGCAGGCGATCATGGTCGACCCGAACTGGAACGACGGCAACTACTATGGCTGCGATACGCCATGCGGGGGTCTGAGCATAGCGCGGATGATAGGACATATAACATACCTTTCCGACAAGTCCATGACATCGAAATTCGGGCGCAACCTGCAGGATAAGACCAACCCGGAATACGATTTCGTGACTGAGTTCCAGGTGGAGAGCTATCTCAACTACAAGGGAGATGTGTTTGTAAAGCGTTTTGACGCTAACTCATATCTCTATATAACAAAGGCGATGGACTATTTCGATCTGTCCCAGCCGAGTGGAGAACTGCGAAAGAGTTTCTCGGGAGTAAAATCGGCCTTTCTGGTTGTCTCGTTCTCATCGGACTGGCTCTTTCCGTCTTATATGTCCAAGGAGATTGTTGCGGCATTGAGGCGCAATAACGTGGATGTAAGCTATGCCGAGATTCAGTCGGACTATGGGCACGATGCGTTCCTTTTGGAAGTGGATGCGCTCAGCCGTCTGATAGAAAGTTTTTTGGAATATGCCGACCCCATGAACGGACATGCTGATGAGTTCTGAAATGACAAAAAACAGCGGATCGCTCAATCTGAAGCCCGAGATCAGGCATATAGTGGAGATGGTAAAACCCGGCAGCCGTGTGCTCGACCTCGGCTGCGGTGAGGGAGACCTGCTTAAAGCTCTGCAGATTGAAAAACGCGCGCGCGTGCAAGGGATAGAGCTTTCCGACACTGCCATACAGGAGTGCATCGCAAAGGGGCTGTTCGTCTATCACGGCGACCTTGATGAAGGGCTTGCGGACTTCAATGACCAGAGTATGGACTACGTAATCCTGACCAACACGATCCAGGTCCTGCACAGACCTGACTTTCTAATTCAGGAAGCGGCCCGCGTAGGAAAATATTGCATCATATCCATACCAAACTTCGGGTATTGGCATGTGCGGTTCCAACTTCTGCTGAAAGGAACAATGCCGCGTACCAGCCGCCTGCCATACGACTGGTATGATTCGCCCAACATCCACTTGACGACCATCGCTGATTTCAGGCGGTTTTGCAGGGAGCATGATCTCACCATTGTCCGTGAGACGAACCTGGTGATCGGGGACCAGAAATGCGACCACGTCCGGTTCGCACCAAATATCCTTGCCGACTACGGAATTTTCCTGCTCAAGCGGTCCGCCTAAAGACTCGGATAAATGATCAGGAAACTCCTTACCTCGGGCACCAGGCCGTCGTCCGGTTCTATGACTGGGATTCTCCAGCCGAAGCCGACCGTAACCATTTTTGCTACATTCACTCGAAAGCTCGGCGCGATATAAAGAGTTGTCCCGTGAAGCGTGGTGCCCGCAAGAGAAGGCTGGTCGACACCAGGTGACGGCGCATTCGGATAACTATCGTCACCCTGGACCTGAAGCACTGCGCTGGCCGATATCGCAGCAAACCTGGCCAAGCCATACGTTCCCGTAAGCGCTCCCACGTATATGTTCCCGATCTTAACATCCTCATCACCACGCGTATAAAACTTCCCTGCCACCAAAGCTTCATACGAAAGTCTCTCCTGAGTCTTGCTGTATGCCAGAGCGAGATATCCGCTCCAAGTGCCGCTCGACGGCTGCCAACTGAGCGGGTATCTTTGAGGATAACCCGAATAATAGCCGTTTGTGACCGAGTTGCTTTGGTCAAAATTGCTGTCGTCTTTGCCTGTAGGCAGTTCCACACCGAACGTCGCGACTGCTTTCTCGCTCCCCCTGCCCCTCCAGACGACTCTCTTGCCGAGCACTGCGATATTACCCAGACCTGTGTTTGTGGCGGTGGCAGGCTGCCCTCCAATCTCGCCGCTTATTGCGGTCCGCTGGATAGGAATCGACAATGCAGCGCCCCAGTCTTCTGAAAGCCCGTGCAGCGCGCCTAATCGTGTTACGGTGAACTCTGCGTTGAGATTGGGCTGAACATTTG
Coding sequences:
- a CDS encoding HDOD domain-containing protein, with protein sequence MFGRSSRKIDLPSMPATLARIIQVTNTPDSTAEQLSKAVMFDQSLATKVLRLANSAYFGRRTKAETITEAVVTLGFASVRNLAASASVVEALFPKRLFVGFNWQDMWTHSVTCAVAAECIYGCVGMSSQESNESAFLAGLLHDIGKLIIARALPNRFMQIVEACREYNFEMVRAENNYLSTNHSKIGYDLAQQWDFPEKISAGIAYHHMPEDACEHEDLARVVQAANMLAKRLGRNYLVGVPIDISLSDIAEAAGMPIGDVSFVVDQVRDRMKQCGELLSWADRMPSQKQAA
- a CDS encoding O-acetylhomoserine aminocarboxypropyltransferase/cysteine synthase family protein; translation: MSENYAFDTNALHAGHEIDPTGSRAVPIYQTTSYVFKDTDQAAGLFALEKPGYMYTRLQNPTLEVLEKRVAALEGGAAALVTASGQAAETLAVVNIAKAGDDIVSSTALYGGTYTLFNSTLRRLGINAIFVDATDPENFRRALTPKTKLLYMETLGNPKLDVVDIEAIANIAHEAGIPLIIDNTVATPYLCRPIEWGANIVIHSLTKWMGGHGSSLGGVIVDSGKFDWKNRHFPDLVEPDPSYHGMSFTQTFGAEAYITRARVSAMRDIGPTMSPFNAFLILQGIETLSLRMERHSSNALAVAKFLEAHEAVSWVNYPGLASHPGHKLAGKYLPKGCSSMVGFGIKGGYEAGIKFINSVKLLSHLANIGDSRSLVIHPASTTHQQLSSSEREAAGVTDDFIRLSIGIEDVDDILADIDQALKESQR
- a CDS encoding homoserine O-acetyltransferase: MPKTGSVGTVETQYFTFAESPNELDLECGRRLGPITLAYETYGEMNADKSNCILVCHALTGDAHAAGTHAGEEKSLGWWDNMIGPGKAFDTNKYFVICSNTIGGCKGSTGPKSIDPITGKPYALNFPMVTIPDMVQAQKALIDHLGIKQLMCAVGGSMGGMQVLQWAVSYPDMVRMAIPIATTARLSPQAIAFDAVGRQAIMVDPNWNDGNYYGCDTPCGGLSIARMIGHITYLSDKSMTSKFGRNLQDKTNPEYDFVTEFQVESYLNYKGDVFVKRFDANSYLYITKAMDYFDLSQPSGELRKSFSGVKSAFLVVSFSSDWLFPSYMSKEIVAALRRNNVDVSYAEIQSDYGHDAFLLEVDALSRLIESFLEYADPMNGHADEF
- the metW gene encoding methionine biosynthesis protein MetW, whose product is MTKNSGSLNLKPEIRHIVEMVKPGSRVLDLGCGEGDLLKALQIEKRARVQGIELSDTAIQECIAKGLFVYHGDLDEGLADFNDQSMDYVILTNTIQVLHRPDFLIQEAARVGKYCIISIPNFGYWHVRFQLLLKGTMPRTSRLPYDWYDSPNIHLTTIADFRRFCREHDLTIVRETNLVIGDQKCDHVRFAPNILADYGIFLLKRSA